From a region of the Myxococcaceae bacterium JPH2 genome:
- a CDS encoding Hsp70 family protein produces the protein MSEPAPLADTPSAEPRAADTSRTSDAARAQTQPGADSSPAIPRSEPAVDSDSTLSRNRRRALLEVPVSGPTPTAPEVVLGIDLGTSHARVAVFHDGVARLVPLPGLDEPHLPAMLAVDGGGELLVGTAALVEGSRTPRRATGALKRLLGLRARSPLLRWLGPQLPFAVATDSRGDAGVDLGGRVVAPTVFAAMLLRELRHAASTFVGRNVTRAVICAPAHFTERQRAVLREAAGIVGLDVPRVLTNGAAAALAYGHGRGLARKRVLVVDLGGGGLEVCVVQVTGDDLEVITTGADPTLGGLDFDARIAEALVSDLSEQGVPRPEQLLDWGPLRVAAETTKLALTEREQTEVSLPSGTVPPLTRERAEALTADLAQRVVSVTREVLESNALSPQGLDAVVLVGGQSRAPLVRRRLEESLGVPVREEADPRGAVARGAALLGQALLLAEAGRPAATISEVLSLPIGVAEQGGTLRRVLERNTRLPATKTLVLPVLPGPLELTLFQGTATTAAENEYLGRLSLVVERPGDAELHFHLSADGALSMEATLPHGKRQPVALSTEDLDDAARDAIITRSPLATAPEPRPAGLLSGLKKLFGRR, from the coding sequence TTGTCCGAGCCTGCACCACTCGCTGACACACCTTCGGCGGAACCACGGGCGGCGGACACCTCCCGCACTTCGGACGCGGCCCGCGCACAGACTCAGCCCGGCGCGGACTCCTCCCCGGCGATTCCTCGCAGCGAGCCCGCTGTCGACTCCGACTCGACGCTCTCTCGCAATCGGCGCCGTGCCCTGCTGGAGGTCCCGGTCTCGGGCCCCACGCCCACGGCTCCCGAGGTGGTCCTCGGCATCGACCTCGGCACTTCGCATGCTCGGGTCGCTGTCTTTCATGACGGTGTCGCCAGGCTCGTTCCCTTGCCCGGCTTGGATGAGCCCCACCTCCCCGCCATGCTCGCTGTCGACGGCGGTGGAGAGTTGCTCGTGGGCACCGCCGCGCTCGTCGAGGGCTCACGCACCCCTCGCCGCGCGACCGGCGCACTGAAGCGCCTGCTGGGCCTGCGCGCCCGCTCTCCGCTGCTGCGCTGGCTCGGACCTCAGCTTCCTTTCGCCGTGGCCACGGACTCGCGCGGTGATGCGGGCGTGGACCTCGGCGGACGCGTCGTCGCGCCCACGGTTTTCGCGGCGATGTTGCTGCGCGAGCTTCGCCATGCGGCCTCGACCTTCGTCGGTCGCAATGTGACGCGCGCGGTGATCTGCGCCCCCGCTCACTTCACCGAGCGCCAGCGCGCGGTCCTGCGCGAGGCGGCCGGCATCGTGGGACTCGACGTCCCTCGCGTCCTCACCAACGGGGCCGCCGCGGCGCTCGCCTACGGGCATGGCCGAGGGCTCGCTCGCAAGCGCGTGCTCGTCGTGGACCTCGGCGGCGGTGGGCTCGAGGTCTGCGTCGTCCAGGTCACCGGCGATGACCTGGAGGTCATCACCACGGGCGCGGACCCCACGCTCGGTGGACTGGACTTCGATGCCCGCATCGCCGAGGCGCTCGTCAGTGACCTCTCCGAGCAAGGTGTCCCCCGCCCCGAGCAGCTCCTCGACTGGGGCCCGCTGCGCGTCGCCGCCGAGACCACCAAGCTCGCCCTCACCGAGCGCGAGCAGACCGAGGTCTCCCTGCCCTCCGGCACCGTTCCGCCCCTCACGCGCGAGCGCGCAGAGGCACTGACCGCGGACCTCGCTCAGCGCGTGGTGTCCGTCACGCGCGAGGTCCTCGAGTCCAACGCGTTGTCGCCACAAGGCCTCGACGCGGTGGTGCTCGTGGGCGGCCAGTCGCGTGCGCCCTTGGTGCGGCGGCGTCTCGAGGAGAGCCTCGGCGTCCCTGTGCGCGAGGAGGCGGATCCGCGTGGCGCGGTCGCCCGAGGTGCCGCGCTGCTGGGCCAGGCGTTGCTGCTCGCCGAGGCAGGCCGTCCCGCGGCCACCATCTCGGAGGTGCTCTCCCTGCCCATCGGCGTGGCCGAGCAAGGCGGCACGCTGCGCCGAGTCCTGGAGCGCAACACCCGACTCCCCGCCACGAAGACGCTGGTGCTGCCCGTCCTCCCCGGCCCGCTGGAGCTCACCCTCTTCCAAGGGACGGCCACCACCGCCGCGGAGAACGAATACCTGGGCCGCTTGTCCCTCGTCGTCGAGCGCCCGGGAGACGCGGAGCTGCACTTCCACCTGTCCGCCGATGGCGCGCTCTCGATGGAAGCCACCCTGCCCCACGGCAAGCGCCAGCCCGTCGCCCTGTCCACCGAGGACCTGGACGACGCAGCCCGCGACGCCATCATCACTCGCTCGCCCCTCGCCACCGCTCCCGAGCCGCGCCCCGCCGGCCTCCTCTCCGGCCTGAAGAAGCTCTTCGGCCGGCGCTGA
- a CDS encoding glutamate--cysteine ligase, whose protein sequence is MSLDLKRATSEPITSVDMLVDGFRSAEKPRSEHRLGLEHEKFVYPAASAQPVPYEGSSGIGALLGRMEPAGYQPFRETPESPVIALQRGMAAISLEPGGQLELSGSPFRTAREAHAENLGHLAEAKAAAQSLGLRLVALGYRPTGTTAEMPWMPKTRYLVMRRTLPERGRLALNMMLMTSTGQVSLDWADEADCVRKTVTVARLAPLLVGLYANSPLLEGKPSGYMSFRSRVWEEVDPTRCGYLPSWFDGSFSYKAYVDWAIDAPLLFLRRNGQYLYPKLTFRQLLKEGYEGQPPDLGDWTDHLSTLFPEVRLKKVLEVRGADCASAAMTGALGALWRGILYDATALDEAERLLPKLTFAQHLAFHDTARREGLEGKLGTQSLSTLAGEMVAIAKRGLERLDPADAPLLAPLEEVAASGRSPARAVLDAWTQDPRPESLLSRFVL, encoded by the coding sequence ATGTCCCTCGACCTCAAGCGCGCGACCTCCGAGCCCATCACCTCCGTCGACATGCTCGTGGACGGCTTCCGGAGTGCGGAAAAGCCCCGGTCCGAGCATCGGCTGGGCCTGGAGCACGAGAAGTTCGTCTACCCCGCAGCGTCGGCCCAGCCCGTGCCCTATGAGGGCTCCTCGGGGATTGGCGCCCTGCTCGGTCGGATGGAACCGGCGGGGTACCAGCCGTTCCGCGAGACGCCGGAGTCTCCTGTCATTGCGTTGCAGCGCGGCATGGCCGCCATCTCGCTGGAGCCGGGCGGGCAGCTGGAGCTCTCCGGCAGTCCCTTCCGCACGGCCCGCGAGGCGCACGCGGAGAACCTGGGCCACCTCGCCGAGGCCAAGGCCGCGGCCCAGTCGCTGGGCCTGCGCCTGGTGGCGCTGGGCTATCGCCCCACGGGCACGACGGCGGAGATGCCGTGGATGCCCAAGACGCGCTACCTCGTCATGCGGCGCACGCTGCCGGAGCGCGGCCGGCTGGCGCTGAACATGATGCTGATGACGTCCACCGGACAGGTGTCGCTGGACTGGGCGGACGAGGCGGACTGTGTCCGCAAGACCGTGACGGTGGCGCGGCTGGCGCCGTTGCTGGTCGGGCTCTACGCGAACAGCCCGCTCCTGGAGGGCAAGCCCTCGGGGTACATGTCGTTCCGCAGTCGCGTTTGGGAAGAGGTGGACCCCACGCGCTGTGGCTACCTGCCGTCGTGGTTCGATGGCTCGTTCTCGTACAAGGCCTATGTCGACTGGGCCATCGATGCGCCGCTGCTCTTCCTGCGCCGCAACGGGCAGTACCTCTACCCCAAGCTCACCTTCCGTCAGCTCTTGAAGGAGGGCTACGAGGGGCAGCCGCCGGACCTGGGCGACTGGACGGACCACCTGTCCACGCTCTTCCCCGAGGTGCGGTTGAAGAAGGTGCTGGAGGTGCGCGGCGCGGACTGCGCCAGCGCGGCGATGACGGGCGCTTTGGGCGCGTTGTGGCGCGGCATCCTGTACGACGCCACCGCGCTGGATGAGGCCGAGCGCCTCCTGCCGAAGCTCACCTTCGCGCAGCACCTGGCGTTCCACGACACCGCGCGCCGCGAGGGGCTCGAGGGCAAGCTGGGGACGCAGTCGCTGAGCACGCTGGCCGGGGAGATGGTGGCCATCGCGAAGCGCGGCCTGGAGCGGTTGGACCCCGCGGACGCTCCGTTGCTCGCGCCGCTGGAGGAGGTGGCCGCGTCGGGCCGCTCTCCCGCGCGTGCGGTGCTGGATGCGTGGACGCAGGACCCGCGGCCGGAGTCGTTGCTGTCGCGCTTCGTGCTGTAG
- a CDS encoding EI24 domain-containing protein yields the protein MSPPSSVVPAIAPQARLSDFFQGLGLLGRAFRLAFSSRRLFLLSATCAVITAVALVGTAIVLFRYAPGLLESLWTKPESWYGRVGWYLVLGLTALVAWVVGANVVPPLLLAPLQDPLSEATEAECGDEAAPPFTLAGFVRGTVTGVLHTLARVAFLMLGLLVLLPLHLLPGAGSIAFTVLASLWTMLWMAGEHLAAPMTRHLYPFAQVRRMLRERAALCLGFGAGVYVLLWVPILNTFFLPVAIIGGTLLYRGLRAAGALPPPPDAGPAHSLPMK from the coding sequence ATGAGCCCCCCTTCCTCCGTTGTCCCCGCCATTGCCCCCCAGGCCCGCCTGTCGGATTTCTTCCAGGGGCTGGGGCTTCTCGGACGCGCCTTCCGGCTCGCGTTCAGCTCCCGGCGACTCTTCCTCCTGTCCGCCACCTGCGCCGTCATCACGGCCGTCGCGCTGGTGGGGACGGCCATCGTCCTCTTCCGCTACGCCCCCGGGCTCCTGGAGTCACTCTGGACCAAGCCCGAGTCCTGGTACGGCCGCGTAGGCTGGTACCTCGTGCTGGGGTTGACGGCCCTCGTCGCCTGGGTGGTGGGCGCCAACGTGGTGCCACCGCTGCTGCTCGCCCCCCTCCAGGACCCGCTGTCGGAGGCCACCGAGGCCGAGTGCGGCGACGAGGCCGCCCCGCCCTTCACCCTGGCGGGCTTCGTCCGAGGCACCGTCACCGGGGTGCTCCATACCCTGGCGCGGGTCGCCTTCCTGATGCTGGGGCTGCTCGTCCTGTTGCCCCTCCACCTGTTGCCGGGCGCGGGCAGCATCGCGTTCACGGTGCTCGCCAGCCTGTGGACCATGCTGTGGATGGCTGGCGAACACCTGGCCGCGCCCATGACGCGCCACCTCTACCCCTTCGCCCAGGTGCGCCGCATGCTGCGCGAGCGAGCGGCCCTGTGCCTGGGCTTCGGAGCGGGCGTCTACGTCCTGCTCTGGGTGCCCATCCTCAACACCTTCTTCCTGCCGGTGGCCATCATCGGCGGGACGCTCCTGTACCGGGGCCTGCGCGCGGCTGGCGCGCTGCCTCCGCCCCCCGATGCGGGCCCGGCACACTCGCTCCCCATGAAATAA
- a CDS encoding PDZ domain-containing protein: MNQMPRIFRRIIAVAVLLGAWAFAGSDRAPLPLTLGAAEAGQGSWDGALPSQGKGEKAPHDLNSLRVLTKVILYVKENYVDPKRVKPKEMMISSLEYVEKSVPDVLVDGNADAGKLTVNVNGKTREFDISHVDSLWKMSFALKDVFDFLSKNMRPIEDTRDIEYAAVNGMLSTLDPHSVLLRPELYREMKLSTKGEFGGLGFVIQMKEGNLTVVKVLPKTPAARAGIQKDDRIKKIGEESTVNMDLNEAVSKLRGPVDSKITITVEREGWDKPRVMTLARAMISIESVQHKLLAGGVGYVRLKNFQGNTTRDLEAALTDMRRVAEAKGGFKGLVLDLRGNPGGLLEQAILVSDTFVSNGTIVATVGLSDKLREEKRAHPTEGEENYPIAVLVNAGSASASEIVAGAMKNLNRAVIIGRQTFGKGSVQVLYDFPDDSALKLTIAKYLTPGDVSIQEVGIVPDIQLVPTRVTAERLDVFAPRKSMGEADLDQHFSNPDSTTAAKKREDVLDREKPWESIKYLKIDEKAQQAAIAKKEEAAKKAEPKVAAKDAKDAKDKRTHGEHDPLLDVDVAGQGEDLDDQLDAESQEEIKEDFEVQFARDFVLRVPANTRPQQLAQGKAFIEQRRQEEEQRINGAIGALGVDWSAGPTPKNVKLDASFSPGADQKVLAGEMLEMVLTAENKGTEPLKRVRAWTDSDNAILDRREFVFGALNPGEKKSWKVQVRLPKDLTSRRDEVKVKFVDDNGPLPETLVSELSFLELPRPSFAFNWQVVDDCAECNGDGVVQRGEDVSVILDVTNTGTGPALDSFAQIKNGGDANIFIEKGRFKLGELKSGETKTARFQLEVKKGFKGDTFPLKLAILDEPLEEFVLEKLQLPVKDAPVATLEAKKGLVRVADKAEILGAPTSDARPVARLPQGTVLTSTAVTKGYYKVELDKDRVGFVRTQDAREVKTGRATPPKSIAWATTHQPPEIKLDADPSHGGLVTNGDKFTLSGAVKDPNGLLDVYVLVNDQKVYFKAVDPKGGEPNTLKFSTDFQLKEGNNNVLVVARESTEFASRRTLVIRRRQAEVAQKVSAPTPATATPVKPQ; the protein is encoded by the coding sequence ATGAATCAAATGCCGCGCATTTTCCGCCGGATCATCGCCGTCGCCGTGCTCCTTGGCGCCTGGGCCTTCGCGGGCAGCGACCGCGCGCCCTTGCCGCTCACCCTGGGAGCTGCCGAGGCGGGGCAAGGCTCCTGGGACGGGGCACTGCCTTCCCAGGGCAAGGGTGAGAAGGCCCCGCACGACCTCAACAGCCTCCGCGTGCTCACGAAGGTCATCCTGTACGTCAAGGAGAACTACGTCGACCCCAAGCGGGTGAAGCCCAAGGAGATGATGATCTCCTCGCTGGAGTACGTGGAGAAGAGCGTCCCGGACGTGCTGGTGGATGGCAACGCCGACGCCGGCAAGCTCACCGTCAACGTCAACGGCAAGACGCGCGAGTTCGACATCTCCCACGTGGACTCCCTGTGGAAGATGTCCTTCGCGCTGAAGGACGTCTTCGACTTCCTGTCCAAGAACATGCGTCCCATCGAGGACACGCGGGACATCGAATACGCGGCCGTCAACGGCATGCTGTCCACGTTGGATCCGCACTCGGTGCTGCTGCGCCCGGAGCTGTACCGGGAGATGAAGCTGTCCACCAAGGGTGAGTTCGGCGGCCTGGGCTTCGTCATCCAGATGAAGGAGGGCAACCTCACCGTGGTGAAGGTGCTGCCCAAGACGCCCGCGGCGCGCGCCGGCATCCAGAAGGACGACCGCATCAAGAAGATTGGCGAGGAGTCCACCGTCAACATGGACCTCAACGAGGCCGTGTCCAAGCTGCGCGGTCCGGTGGACAGCAAGATCACCATCACCGTGGAGCGCGAGGGCTGGGACAAGCCGCGCGTCATGACGCTGGCGCGCGCGATGATCTCCATCGAGAGCGTGCAGCACAAGCTCCTGGCCGGTGGCGTGGGCTACGTGCGGCTGAAGAACTTCCAGGGCAACACCACGCGCGACCTCGAGGCGGCGCTGACGGACATGCGGCGGGTGGCCGAGGCCAAGGGCGGCTTCAAGGGCCTGGTGCTCGACCTGCGCGGCAACCCCGGCGGCCTCCTGGAGCAGGCCATCCTGGTGTCGGACACGTTCGTGTCCAACGGCACCATCGTCGCGACGGTGGGCCTGTCGGACAAGCTGCGCGAGGAGAAGCGCGCGCACCCCACCGAGGGCGAGGAGAACTACCCCATCGCGGTGCTGGTGAACGCGGGCAGCGCCTCGGCGTCTGAAATCGTCGCGGGCGCGATGAAGAACCTCAACCGCGCGGTCATCATCGGGCGGCAGACGTTCGGCAAGGGCAGCGTGCAGGTGCTGTACGACTTCCCGGATGACAGCGCGCTCAAGCTGACCATCGCCAAGTACCTGACGCCCGGCGACGTCTCCATCCAGGAGGTGGGCATCGTCCCGGACATCCAGCTCGTTCCCACGCGCGTCACCGCGGAGCGCCTGGACGTGTTCGCGCCGCGCAAGAGCATGGGCGAGGCGGACCTGGATCAGCACTTCAGCAACCCGGACTCCACCACCGCGGCCAAGAAGCGCGAGGACGTGCTGGACCGCGAGAAGCCGTGGGAGAGCATCAAGTACCTGAAGATCGACGAGAAGGCGCAGCAGGCCGCCATCGCCAAGAAGGAAGAGGCGGCGAAGAAGGCCGAGCCCAAGGTGGCCGCGAAGGACGCCAAGGACGCGAAGGACAAGCGCACCCACGGCGAGCATGATCCGCTGCTGGACGTGGACGTGGCCGGCCAGGGCGAGGACCTGGATGACCAGCTCGACGCGGAGTCCCAGGAGGAGATCAAGGAGGACTTCGAGGTCCAGTTCGCGCGGGACTTCGTGCTCCGCGTGCCGGCGAACACCCGCCCGCAGCAGCTCGCGCAGGGCAAGGCGTTCATCGAGCAGCGTCGGCAGGAAGAGGAGCAGCGCATCAATGGCGCCATCGGCGCGCTCGGGGTGGATTGGAGCGCGGGCCCCACGCCCAAGAACGTGAAGCTCGACGCGAGCTTCTCGCCGGGCGCGGACCAGAAGGTGCTGGCCGGCGAGATGCTGGAGATGGTGCTGACGGCCGAGAACAAGGGCACCGAGCCGCTCAAGCGCGTGCGCGCGTGGACGGACAGCGACAACGCCATCCTGGACCGCCGCGAGTTCGTCTTCGGCGCGCTCAACCCGGGCGAGAAGAAGTCCTGGAAGGTGCAGGTGCGTCTGCCCAAGGACCTCACCAGCCGCCGCGACGAGGTGAAGGTGAAGTTCGTGGACGACAACGGCCCGCTGCCCGAGACGCTCGTGTCCGAGCTGAGCTTCCTGGAGCTGCCCCGCCCGTCGTTCGCCTTCAACTGGCAGGTGGTGGACGACTGCGCCGAGTGCAACGGCGACGGCGTGGTCCAGCGCGGCGAGGACGTCTCGGTGATTCTGGACGTCACCAACACGGGCACGGGCCCGGCGCTGGACTCGTTCGCTCAAATCAAGAATGGCGGCGACGCGAACATCTTCATCGAGAAGGGTCGCTTCAAGCTGGGCGAGCTGAAGTCCGGCGAGACGAAGACGGCGCGCTTCCAGCTCGAGGTGAAGAAGGGCTTCAAGGGCGACACCTTCCCGCTGAAGCTGGCCATCCTCGACGAGCCGCTGGAGGAGTTCGTGCTGGAGAAGCTCCAGTTGCCGGTGAAGGACGCGCCCGTCGCCACGCTGGAGGCCAAGAAGGGCCTGGTGCGAGTGGCGGACAAGGCGGAGATCCTCGGCGCGCCCACGTCGGACGCGCGTCCGGTGGCCCGGCTGCCCCAGGGCACCGTGCTGACCTCCACGGCGGTGACGAAGGGCTACTACAAGGTCGAGCTGGACAAGGACCGGGTGGGCTTCGTGCGCACGCAGGATGCCCGCGAGGTGAAGACGGGCCGCGCCACGCCGCCCAAGAGCATCGCCTGGGCCACCACGCACCAGCCGCCGGAGATCAAGCTGGACGCGGACCCGTCGCACGGGGGGCTCGTCACGAATGGTGACAAGTTCACGCTTTCTGGCGCGGTGAAGGATCCGAACGGCCTGCTCGACGTGTACGTCCTGGTGAACGACCAGAAGGTCTACTTCAAGGCGGTGGACCCCAAGGGCGGCGAGCCCAACACGCTGAAGTTCTCCACGGACTTCCAGCTCAAGGAGGGCAACAACAACGTGCTGGTGGTGGCTCGGGAGAGCACGGAGTTCGCCAGCCGCCGCACGCTCGTCATCCGCCGCCGGCAGGCGGAGGTGGCGCAGAAGGTGAGTGCGCCGACCCCGGCCACCGCCACGCCGGTGAAGCCGCAGTAG
- a CDS encoding glycerophosphodiester phosphodiesterase: MLLLAHRGASADAPENTLEAFEEAVRQGADGVELDAMVCASGEVVVCHDERLERLAGQPWEVRDTPWWKLQRADVGSSLGFAPARIPLLEEVLDALPGHFLVNIELKCDRFEDGGLARRVAELVRARDMAERVVVSSFNPLCLFRLAAADASLRRGFLIDPDKSWTPQAHVLSPLVSSHSVHPYHEACTRERVAAWHAAGLRVAAWTVDSPERAQELDALGISYLITNRPGVMRTALRGA, translated from the coding sequence ATGCTCCTGCTCGCCCACCGAGGTGCCAGCGCTGACGCCCCCGAGAACACCCTGGAGGCGTTCGAGGAGGCCGTGCGCCAGGGCGCGGATGGCGTCGAGTTGGACGCGATGGTGTGTGCCTCCGGCGAGGTGGTGGTGTGCCATGACGAGCGGCTGGAGCGGCTCGCGGGGCAGCCCTGGGAGGTGCGCGACACGCCGTGGTGGAAGCTCCAGCGCGCGGACGTGGGCTCCTCGCTGGGCTTCGCGCCGGCGCGCATCCCGCTGCTGGAGGAGGTGCTGGACGCGCTGCCCGGCCACTTCCTGGTCAACATCGAGCTGAAGTGCGACCGCTTCGAGGATGGCGGGCTCGCGCGTCGCGTCGCGGAGCTGGTGCGCGCGCGGGACATGGCCGAGCGCGTGGTGGTCTCCAGCTTCAACCCGCTGTGCCTCTTCCGGCTCGCGGCGGCGGATGCCTCCTTGCGGCGAGGCTTCCTCATCGACCCGGACAAGTCGTGGACACCGCAGGCCCATGTGTTGAGCCCGCTGGTGTCCTCGCACTCGGTGCACCCGTACCACGAGGCCTGCACACGGGAGCGCGTGGCGGCGTGGCACGCGGCGGGGCTGCGCGTGGCGGCGTGGACAGTGGACTCGCCCGAGCGCGCCCAGGAGCTGGACGCGCTGGGCATCTCCTACCTCATCACCAACCGCCCGGGAGTGATGCGTACGGCGCTGCGCGGCGCCTAG
- a CDS encoding twin-arginine translocase TatA/TatE family subunit, translated as MLGLGELIVLGFILLVVFSASRMGQLGNAVGKFVYSFRKASRGQDLVDAKHLPGSRRGSTDAEFTEGSKDRRP; from the coding sequence ATGCTGGGCCTCGGCGAGCTCATCGTTCTCGGATTCATCCTGCTGGTCGTCTTCTCGGCGTCGAGGATGGGGCAGCTCGGCAACGCCGTGGGCAAGTTCGTCTACTCGTTCCGCAAGGCCTCGCGCGGTCAGGACCTGGTGGATGCCAAGCACCTGCCCGGCAGTCGCCGCGGCTCCACCGACGCCGAGTTCACCGAAGGCTCGAAGGACCGCCGCCCGTAG
- a CDS encoding zinc-ribbon domain-containing protein: MIVKCERCQTRFKIPDEKVTEKGVKVRCTKCQNTFRVAREPAADPSALVAAQEPSGQVDPFLDFGVAPDPKGVEITRPGFYGAGVEATRPLPAASSWNDVDIDVDIDGSEETTRTVTLPAGVYPPALAGARPGPESMSGEDPFSDFMTAPATAPLTSDFDLGAEEMGATPAPPVAAPPRAPTPAAPPRAVAPAGAMPVAPAVPKAPVPSAAPAPARAESLLRAASAPTSAPAAASPLGPMRTASAPAPAAFEEEDPFASLDLDAPSPVAPPPVEEPESTVQDTVPTENLGDLFDFSGGASGEEGLGPTDTGRAALLGHEPPAAPPAEPPGVSLLGDLPALDASDAPTGVWRDVVDLQDVPASAGPAVSVAKPSARPEDVGIPQRSGSSRARRVTALVANLAVATVLVVGLGAVGHVYLSEGRVDLSALSPERLRALVMPAASRPLQARDVSNGLYETREGQQLFLVRGEVRSTATAASRVRVRAALYDGDQRVRSTEGLAGALPTPEELFSLSNAESVSALRQRLDAAATVVSPGGAVPFLVLFHEYPADLASFRLEVTLEEAPAAAPPAPKAE, encoded by the coding sequence ATGATCGTCAAGTGTGAGCGGTGCCAGACGCGGTTCAAGATCCCCGACGAGAAAGTCACCGAGAAGGGGGTCAAGGTCCGCTGCACCAAGTGTCAGAACACGTTTCGCGTCGCGCGTGAGCCCGCGGCGGACCCGAGCGCCCTCGTGGCTGCCCAGGAGCCATCCGGGCAGGTCGACCCCTTCCTGGACTTCGGGGTCGCGCCTGACCCCAAGGGCGTGGAAATCACGCGCCCGGGGTTCTACGGCGCGGGCGTCGAGGCCACGCGTCCGTTGCCAGCGGCTTCCTCCTGGAACGACGTGGACATCGATGTGGACATCGATGGCTCCGAGGAGACCACGCGCACGGTGACGCTGCCCGCCGGCGTGTATCCGCCAGCCCTGGCTGGAGCGCGGCCGGGCCCGGAGAGCATGTCGGGCGAGGATCCGTTCTCGGACTTCATGACCGCGCCGGCCACCGCGCCGCTGACCAGTGACTTCGACCTGGGCGCGGAGGAGATGGGCGCGACGCCTGCGCCTCCCGTGGCGGCGCCTCCGCGTGCGCCGACCCCTGCTGCGCCTCCGCGCGCCGTGGCTCCCGCTGGCGCGATGCCCGTGGCACCGGCCGTGCCGAAGGCGCCTGTGCCGTCCGCCGCGCCTGCACCCGCTCGGGCCGAGTCACTCCTTCGGGCCGCAAGCGCGCCCACCTCCGCCCCCGCTGCGGCCAGTCCCCTGGGGCCCATGCGGACCGCCAGCGCGCCCGCGCCGGCTGCTTTCGAGGAAGAGGACCCCTTCGCCTCGCTGGACCTCGATGCGCCGTCGCCGGTGGCACCTCCGCCCGTGGAGGAGCCCGAGTCGACGGTGCAGGACACCGTGCCGACGGAGAACCTGGGCGACCTGTTCGACTTCTCGGGCGGTGCCTCGGGAGAGGAGGGACTTGGTCCGACGGACACCGGCCGCGCGGCGCTGCTCGGTCACGAGCCCCCGGCCGCGCCTCCCGCCGAGCCACCGGGTGTGTCGCTGCTCGGAGACCTGCCGGCGCTGGACGCGTCGGATGCGCCCACGGGCGTGTGGCGCGACGTGGTGGACCTCCAGGACGTCCCGGCCAGCGCGGGGCCCGCCGTGTCCGTGGCGAAGCCGTCCGCGCGGCCCGAGGACGTGGGCATTCCCCAGCGCAGCGGCTCCAGCCGAGCGCGCAGGGTGACCGCGCTCGTCGCCAACCTCGCCGTCGCAACCGTGCTCGTGGTGGGCTTGGGCGCGGTGGGCCATGTCTACCTGAGCGAAGGCCGGGTCGACCTGTCCGCCCTGTCTCCCGAGCGCCTGCGCGCGCTCGTCATGCCGGCGGCGTCTCGTCCCCTCCAGGCGCGTGACGTGTCCAATGGGCTGTACGAGACGCGCGAGGGTCAGCAGCTCTTCCTGGTGCGCGGCGAGGTGCGGAGCACGGCGACCGCCGCTTCGCGCGTTCGCGTGCGTGCCGCGCTGTACGACGGAGATCAGCGCGTGCGCTCCACGGAGGGACTGGCCGGAGCGCTGCCCACGCCCGAGGAGTTGTTCAGCCTCTCCAACGCCGAGTCCGTCTCCGCGCTGCGCCAGCGACTGGACGCGGCCGCCACGGTGGTGTCACCCGGCGGCGCCGTGCCCTTCCTCGTCCTGTTCCACGAGTACCCAGCGGACCTCGCCAGCTTCCGGCTGGAGGTGACGCTCGAGGAAGCCCCGGCCGCCGCGCCGCCGGCCCCGAAGGCGGAGTAG
- a CDS encoding transcriptional regulator has product MSEAEQAGAPSKEPKIIKRYTNRKLYDTVESRYVTLDEIAAMIKEGTEVRIVDNRTKEDLTSVTLAQIIFEEEKKKNQMPLSVLREIIRHPGESISGFIQKEVTPRVASIREEAESRLDKLLRREDGRRPDEVPPSEPPAEDAAPPSDASGAGLNPADLLKASQRAFEDWQRKIDERVKHVVENLTGNLPALGRDMQSLTQRLEELEKKLESLEKKDPGAP; this is encoded by the coding sequence ATGAGCGAGGCCGAGCAAGCAGGCGCTCCAAGCAAGGAGCCGAAGATCATCAAGCGGTACACGAATCGGAAGCTCTACGACACCGTGGAGAGCCGGTACGTCACGCTCGATGAAATCGCCGCGATGATCAAGGAAGGCACCGAAGTGCGGATTGTTGATAACCGCACGAAGGAAGACCTGACCTCCGTCACGCTCGCGCAGATCATCTTCGAGGAGGAGAAGAAGAAGAACCAGATGCCGTTGTCGGTGCTGCGGGAGATCATCCGCCACCCCGGCGAGTCCATCTCCGGCTTCATCCAGAAGGAAGTCACGCCGCGCGTGGCGTCCATCCGCGAGGAGGCCGAGTCCCGGCTGGACAAGCTGCTGCGCCGCGAAGACGGCCGCCGCCCGGACGAGGTTCCTCCCTCCGAGCCCCCGGCCGAGGACGCCGCTCCCCCGTCGGACGCCAGCGGCGCGGGCCTCAATCCCGCGGACCTGCTCAAGGCCAGCCAGCGCGCTTTCGAGGACTGGCAGCGCAAGATTGACGAGCGCGTGAAGCACGTGGTCGAGAACCTCACCGGCAACCTGCCGGCGCTCGGCCGCGACATGCAGTCGCTCACCCAGCGGCTGGAGGAGCTGGAGAAGAAGCTCGAGTCGCTGGAGAAGAAGGACCCGGGCGCGCCGTAG